The Lycium ferocissimum isolate CSIRO_LF1 chromosome 10, AGI_CSIRO_Lferr_CH_V1, whole genome shotgun sequence genome window below encodes:
- the LOC132032576 gene encoding UDP-D-apiose/UDP-D-xylose synthase 1-like yields the protein MAEGRVVDLDGKPIKPITICMIGAGGFIGSHLCEKLMSETQHTVLAVDVYSDKIKHLLEPGELPWTGRIQFHRINIKNDSRLEGLIKMADLVVNLAAICTPADYNTRPLDTIYSNFIDALPVVKYCSENGKRLIHFSTCEVYGKTIGAFLPQDSPLKQDPAYYLLSEDASPCIFGPIEKQRWSYACAKQLIERLIYAEGAENGLEFTIVRPFNWIGPRMDFIPGIDGPSEGVPRVLACFSNNLLRHEPLKLVDGGHSQRTFIYIKDAIEAVLLMIENPARANGHIFNVGNPNNEVTVRQLAEMMTQVYSKVSGESSLETPTADVSSKEFYGEGYDDSDKRIPDMTIINRQLGWNPKTSLWDLLESTLTYQHRTYAEAVKQAMSKTTAN from the exons ATGGCAGAAGGGAGAGTAGTAGATCTAGACGGCAAACCAATAAAGCCGATAACAATATGTATGATCGGTGCCGGTGGTTTCATTGGGTCCCACTTATGCGAGAAACTAATGTCTGAAACGCAGCACACAGTGCTTGCCGTGGATGTATACAGTGATAAAATAAAGCATTTACTTGAACCTGGTGAATTACCTTGGACAGGTCGTATACAATTTCATCGAATTAATATTAAGAATGATTCACGTCTTGAAGGACTCATCAAAATGGCAGATCTG gTTGTAAATCTTGCTGCGATCTGCACTCCAGCTGATTATAATACACGTCCACTTGACACAATCTACAGCAACTTCATTGATGCTCTACCAGTG GTTAAGTACTGCTCAGAAAATGGAAAGCGTCTCATTCACTTCTCCACTTGTGAAGTTTATGGGAAAACCATAGGTGCCTTTTTACCCCAAGACAGCCCATTGAAGCAG GATCCTGCTTATTATCTTCTTTCGGAAGATGCATCTCCTTGCATTTTTGGACCTATTGAGAAGCAAAGGTGGTCCTATGCCTGTGCGAAACAATTGATTGAGAGATTGATCTATG CTGAGGGTGCTGAGAATGGTTTAGAGTTCACCATTGTTAGGCCCTTCAATTGGATTGGTCCCAGAATGGATTTTATACCTGGGATTGATGGTCCTAGTGAAGGTGTTCCAAGAGTGTTGGCCTGCTTTAGTAAT AACCTTTTAAGACATGAACCACTAAAACTAGTGGACGGTGGACACTCGCAGAGAACCTTCATATATATCAAGGATGCTATTGAAGCTGTTCTCCTGATGATC GAAAATCCTGCACGGGCCAATGGCCACATCTTTAACGTGGGCAATCCTAATAATGAGGTTACTGTCCGGCAGCTAGCTGAAATGATGACTCAG GTGTACTCAAAGGTGAGTGGAGAATCTTCTCTTGAGACACCCACCGCTGATGTGAGTTCTAAAGAATTTTATGGCGAGGGGTATGATGACAGTGACAAGCGAATTCCAGACATGACCATAATTAACAGACAGCTTG GTTGGAACCCCAAGACATCCCTATGGGACTTGCTTGAATCGACACTCACATACCAACATAGGACATACGCTGAGGCTGTCAAGCAAGCGATGTCAAAGACAACTGCAAATTGA
- the LOC132032577 gene encoding splicing factor U2af small subunit B-like, which translates to MAEHLASIFGTEKDRVNCPFYFKIGACRHGDRCSRLHTKPSISPTLLLSNMYQRPDMITPGVDVHGQPIDPRKMQQHFEDFYEDLFEELNKYGEIDSLNICDNLADHMVGNVYVQFREEEQAANALKNLTGRFYAGRPIIVDFSPVTDFREATCRQYEENSCNRGGYCNFMHLKRISRELRRQLFGRYRRRHSRSRSRSRSPYRHHSYEERSHRSHSSRKYDDRDYYHESRNRRHTMSPGHRRGRSRSPRRRRDRSPTRDSSEERRARIEQWNREKEEAELSNRTIADGTNYNNESNEMGY; encoded by the exons ATGGCAGAACATTTAGCATCAATTTTTGGTACAGAGAAAGACAGAGTGAATTGtccattttatttcaaaattggtGCATGTAGACATGGAGATCGTTGTTCTAGACTTCATACGAAGCCTAGTATTAGCCCAACACTTTTACTTTCAAATATGTATCAAAGACCTGATATGATTACACCTGGTGTAGATGTACATGGTCAGCCCATTGATCCTCGCAAAATGCAGCAACATTTTGAg GATTTTTATgaagatttatttgaagaaCTGAATAAGTACGGAGAGATCGACAGCTTGAACATTTGTGACAATCTGGCGGATCACATG GTGGGCAACGTTTATGTTCAGTTCAGAGAGGAGGAACAGGCTGCAAATGCTCTAAAAAATCTTACTGGAAGATTTTATGCTG GGAGGCCCATCATTGTTGATTTCTCTCCTGTAACGGATTTTCGTGAAGCCACCTGTAGACAGTATGAAGAGAATAGCTGCAACCGTGGTGGATATTGCAACTTTATGCACCTAAAAAGGATCAGCAG ggagTTGAGACGCCAGTTGTTTGGGAGGTATAGGAGAAGGCACAGCCGAAGCCGAAGCAGAAGTCGAAGTCCTTACAGGCATCATAGCTATGAAGAGCGCTCTCACAGGAGTCATAGTAGTAGAAAATATGATGATAGAGATTATTATCATGAGAGTCGGAACAGGAGGCATACTATGAGTCCTGGTCATAGGAGGGGTAGGAGCCGGAGCCCTCGTCGCAGGAGGGATCGAAGTCCAACTAGGGATAGTAGTGAAGAGAGACGTGCAAGAATTGAGCAGTGGAACAGGGAAAAAGAAGAGGCAGAACTTTCTAACAGGACTATTGCAGATGGGACTAATTACAACAACGAAAGCAATGAGATGGGATACTAA